Proteins encoded together in one Variovorax paradoxus window:
- the serB gene encoding phosphoserine phosphatase SerB translates to MSATEISSGLVIQRVKPPLKLADFKLIAFDMDSTLINIECIDEIADAVGKKAEVAAITEATMRGEIKDFKESLRRRVALLKGVPVEALQQVYDQRLQLNPGAAELVATCKAAGLKVLLVSGGFTFFANRVKDRLGIDFARSNLLDEADGRLTGQVVQQSWGDICDGAEKRRTLREVASLLGISLAETIAVGDGANDLPMMGEAGLSVAYHAKPKVREQAMVAINEGGLDRLLEILK, encoded by the coding sequence ATGAGCGCTACAGAAATCTCTTCCGGCCTCGTCATCCAGCGCGTGAAGCCGCCGCTGAAGCTCGCCGACTTCAAGCTGATCGCGTTCGACATGGATTCGACGCTGATCAACATCGAGTGCATCGACGAGATTGCCGATGCCGTGGGCAAGAAAGCGGAGGTGGCCGCCATTACCGAAGCCACGATGCGCGGCGAAATCAAGGACTTCAAGGAAAGCCTCCGGCGCCGCGTGGCGCTCTTGAAAGGCGTGCCGGTCGAGGCGCTGCAGCAGGTGTACGACCAGCGTCTGCAGCTCAACCCAGGTGCTGCCGAACTGGTCGCGACGTGCAAGGCGGCCGGGCTCAAGGTGCTGCTGGTGTCGGGCGGCTTCACGTTCTTTGCCAACCGGGTGAAAGACCGCCTGGGCATCGATTTCGCACGCTCCAACCTGCTCGACGAAGCCGATGGCCGACTCACCGGCCAGGTGGTGCAGCAAAGCTGGGGCGACATCTGCGACGGCGCCGAGAAGCGCCGCACGCTGCGCGAAGTCGCATCTCTGCTCGGCATCTCCCTTGCCGAAACCATTGCCGTGGGCGACGGCGCCAACGACCTGCCGATGATGGGCGAAGCCGGCCTCTCCGTGGCGTACCACGCCAAGCCGAAGGTGCGCGAACAGGCCATGGTGGCCATCAACGAAGGCGGCCTCGACCGCTTGCTGGAGATTTTGAAATGA
- a CDS encoding Ldh family oxidoreductase: protein MNDDTAPLYSADALRDYGSALLQKAGLAAAMADSVARTLVEGDLLGHDTHGLALLAGYVKEIESGGMTRDGAPEVLSDRPAAVLWDGKRLPGPWLMDQGMDMLLPRARELGTASLVIRRSHHIACLAVYMLRALQEDMLMLLACSDPNTASVAPFGGTQAVFTPNPLAMGFPLSQGGVMVDISASITTNGMSNRKRAAGETFAEEWLIDAAGKPTSNPQVLFDQPPGTLLPVGGLSHGHKGYGMALLVETLTAGLAGHGRADPPEGWGATVHITLHDLHAFGGKEAFLRQMDHVAAQCRNNAPVDPAKPVRLPGEGGLKRRETQSKNGVRLHPSIARALKDAEQRYGLQLAQALL, encoded by the coding sequence ATGAACGACGACACAGCTCCGCTCTACAGTGCAGACGCCCTCAGGGACTACGGCAGCGCATTGCTGCAAAAAGCCGGGCTTGCCGCCGCGATGGCCGATAGCGTTGCTCGCACACTGGTCGAAGGCGACCTGCTGGGCCACGACACGCACGGGCTCGCCCTGCTGGCCGGCTATGTGAAGGAAATTGAATCCGGCGGCATGACGCGCGACGGTGCCCCCGAGGTGCTGTCGGACCGGCCCGCCGCCGTGCTGTGGGATGGCAAGCGCTTGCCCGGCCCCTGGCTCATGGACCAGGGCATGGACATGCTGCTCCCGCGCGCGCGCGAGCTCGGCACCGCCTCGCTCGTGATCCGCCGCAGCCATCACATCGCCTGCCTCGCCGTCTACATGCTGCGCGCGCTGCAGGAAGACATGCTGATGCTGCTCGCCTGCTCCGACCCCAATACGGCCAGCGTCGCGCCCTTCGGCGGCACGCAGGCGGTGTTCACGCCCAATCCGCTGGCCATGGGCTTTCCGCTGTCGCAAGGCGGCGTGATGGTCGACATTTCGGCTTCCATCACCACCAACGGCATGAGCAACCGCAAGCGCGCGGCCGGCGAGACTTTTGCCGAAGAATGGCTGATCGACGCCGCGGGCAAGCCCACGAGCAACCCGCAGGTGCTGTTCGACCAGCCGCCCGGCACGCTGCTGCCGGTAGGCGGACTGAGTCACGGCCACAAGGGTTATGGAATGGCACTGTTGGTCGAAACACTGACCGCGGGCCTCGCAGGCCACGGCCGGGCCGATCCGCCCGAGGGCTGGGGTGCGACGGTGCACATCACGCTGCACGATCTGCACGCGTTCGGCGGCAAGGAAGCCTTCTTGCGCCAGATGGACCACGTGGCGGCCCAATGCCGCAACAACGCGCCCGTCGATCCGGCGAAACCGGTGCGCCTGCCGGGCGAAGGCGGTTTGAAGCGCCGTGAAACCCAATCGAAGAATGGGGTGCGACTGCACCCGTCGATTGCGCGTGCGCTGAAGGATGCGGAGCAGCGCTATGGGCTACAGCTCGCGCAGGCATTGCTGTAG